The genomic interval GAAGTGCTTGTCATCCTCCATCACCTGAAGCTTGAGAGCCGCGAGACGGCCATCCGTTTCGAAGACTTCGCCGAAGTTGCAGTCCTGGCCCTTCTGGGTGGCGGTGTAGATGACGCCGGTGTCCAGCATGGAGACCTTCGCCTCCGGGCTAAGCCCGTACTCCTTCTGCAGTCCCGGCCAGCCGTCGTCGCGGGTGGAGAATTCGCTTTCCAGGCAGAATGTCTGCTCCTTTGCCGGGAGTTTGGCGACGTCGGAGAGGGATTTGATGTTCAGTTCCTTGGCTTTGTCTTCCCGGACGGCGAAGGCATAGGTGTTGTTGAGCGGCGCGGGGTCCAGCCAGGCGATGCCCTTTTTGGCGTCGGCGGCCTTGACGGCGTCGAACATCTCCTTCTTGTCCTTCAGCGGGGTGGTCTGCTTGTTGTAGGTGATCCAGGACGTACCGGTGTACTCCCAGTAGCCGGCGAACTGCCCGGTTTCGAAGGCGGTGCGGACGTTGGCGGAGCCCACCACGCTGGTGTTGGTGGTGGTTTCGGCGCCGTGGGCGTTGAGCACCTGGCTGGTGATGTGGGACAGGATGAACTGCTCGGAGAAGTCCTTGGCTCCGAAGACGCCGGTGAGGCCCGCGAGTTCCTTGCCTTTGCCGTCGCTGGTGGATGAGGTGGCGGAGCCGCAGCCGGTGAGGCCCAGAGCGGCGACCACGCCGGTGGCCAGGAGGGCGAGAACGGGTTTCTTCATGATGGGGTCCTTTGGTGTGATGGGAAGCAAGGGTCAGGTGCCTTTGGGCTTGAGGAGGTCCTCGGCGAGGCCGGCAAGCCAGTCGATGGTGAGGGCGATGCAGGAGACCACCACGGCGCCGGTGATCAGGACCGGCCAGCGCTGGAGCTTGAGGCCGTTGACGATCATGTCGCCCAGGCCGCCGGCGTTGATGAAGGTGGCAACGGTGGCCACGCCCACGCAGAAGACCAGGGCGGTGCGCAGCCCGGCCACTATTACGGGG from Pseudarthrobacter sp. SSS035 carries:
- a CDS encoding glycine betaine ABC transporter substrate-binding protein, whose product is MKKPVLALLATGVVAALGLTGCGSATSSTSDGKGKELAGLTGVFGAKDFSEQFILSHITSQVLNAHGAETTTNTSVVGSANVRTAFETGQFAGYWEYTGTSWITYNKQTTPLKDKKEMFDAVKAADAKKGIAWLDPAPLNNTYAFAVREDKAKELNIKSLSDVAKLPAKEQTFCLESEFSTRDDGWPGLQKEYGLSPEAKVSMLDTGVIYTATQKGQDCNFGEVFETDGRLAALKLQVMEDDKHFFPIYQGALTIKADMLAKYPAIADIMAKVSPKLTTEVMQQLNAKADVEGVDPDEIAKEWLESEGLI